The Toxoplasma gondii ME49 chromosome XII, whole genome shotgun sequence genome includes a region encoding these proteins:
- the MIC10 gene encoding microneme protein MIC10 (encoded by transcript TGME49_250710), translating to MALSSLNNIRPFSGLLGCGLLFGALVVVVACVFSVPVEAGVLRKVAGAGSLQASIGEHDFFNDYDQDEEYRKRQQELQNQSPEEVEEAKRKYHEELRRKAEEDAETKRKQEAVIQELKEVAKKRGLREAAEREEKRIDEQQANYEQRQQELRDMDSAMEERLMQQRKKDQEERELARKNSDKVMEELKEKLARRRKSM from the coding sequence ATggcgctttcttctttgaaCAATATCAGGCCTTTTAGCGGGTTGCTGGGTTGCGGCCTGCTGTTTGGCGCCCTTGTGGTCGTGGTGGCATGTGTTTTCAGCGTTCCTGTGGAAGCAGGCGTTCTTCGTAAGGTAGCAGGTGCAGGAAGTCTCCAGGCGTCTATTGGAGAGCACGATTTTTTTAACGATTACGATCAGGACGAGGAATACAGGAAGCGCCAGCAAGAACTGCAGAATCAGAGTccagaagaagtcgaggaagcgaaacgcaAATACCACGAAGAGCTGAGacggaaagcagaagaagatgcagagacgaaacgtaAGCAAGAAGCAGTCATTCAAGAACTGAAAGAGGTggcaaagaaaagaggactTCGTGAAGCCGCTGAGCGTGAGGAGAAGCGCATTGATGAGCAGCAGGCTAATTACGAGCAACGACAACAAGAACTGAGAGACATGGATTCAGCAATGGAGGAGAGGCTtatgcagcagagaaaaaaagaccaggaagagagagaacttgcaagaaaaaacagcgaTAAGGTCATGGAGGAGCTCAAAGAGAAACTCGCAAGACGCAGGAAATCAATGTAG
- a CDS encoding hypothetical protein (encoded by transcript TGME49_250720), translated as MAGIGSVGKENPPFFACTSSERPVTGHRGGFACPEILEPRGLLVSGSSRAVSLRQVADPTYFFILLKEKHRDLRREIGKFQAQIEVLSREAEQLPMMRRRKRELEKEIEELQEKIAVINSAVTLGRENLRPEVVAATAREVKEKNETKRALLDELFVSNWTRAARLSSLNAELNVLTDACEEKLLRLSPETRRTYEDLQQKLEHHQAEMKRTRQIVESLSEELSAAEEKVQSDPARTRLLQLRETHDTLRRCQEGNLHSRRVRQRRTLAENRAAILQEIEKLTGEISDLQKKQKRSVDLTRSQTEREAEIRVALSRRLPEEDEQEQQKLRLLAEKDAELSAFIERYSKGEGREKRSATQAAGEAELSEAEKLNSLLEEQLRAVPMPEQAETLARALNETKTALQKAEQDLLEAKSQLEEKQKELYREENMEAISKEELRVVCKHLEDMRGEIAEKLDKADDLRRLTEEEQNQLTHAEKHLRGNLEEVRAATEAATNKKNEAMNRLRENSVHQRLADLEAELERTRRSVEIVQKDVDLQKQIDPNAVTASCMGVVETINEQLKVQTQKCQWHQCRKTPHNVDMSSKLSHAGFTPDGNRKNATEIDVV; from the exons ATGGCCGGAATAGGGTCTGTGGGGAAAGAAAACC CGCCGTTTTTCGCCTGCACATCCTCCGAGCGACCTGTCACTGGCCATCGGGGAGGCTTTGCCTGTCCTGAGATCTTAGAGCCTAGAGGGTTACTTGTTTCGGGAAGCAGTCGAGCGGTGTCGCTCCGGCAGGTAGCGGATCCGACCTACTTCTTCATTCTGTTGAAGGAGAAGCACCGAGATCTGCGACGCGAGATTGGGAAGTTCCAGGCTCAGATCGAGGTGCTGAGTCGTGAAGCGGAGCAGCTGCCAATgatgaggaggaggaagagggagcTAGAGAAGGAAATCGAAGAACTGCAAGAAAAGATTGCAGTCATCAACTCAGCAGTAACCCTCGGAAGGGAAAACCTTCGCCCAGAGGTCGTTGCCGCCACAGCAAGGGAggtgaaagagaaaaatgaGACGAAG CGCGCGCTTCTGGACGAACTGTTCGTCTCCAACTGGACTCGAGCAGCGCGACTGTCCTCACTCAACGCTGAGTTGAACGTTTTaacagacgcatgcgaggagaaacttcttcgcctctctcctgagACAAGACGCACCTACGAAGATCTCCAGCAGAAACTCGAACACCACCAAGCGG AAATGAAGCGAACCCGGCAAATAGTAGAGTCTCTAAGCGAAGAATTGTCCgccgcagaggagaaagttCAGAGCGATCCGGCTCGGACTCGGCTGCTTCAACTGCGTGAGACGCACGACACACTCCGTAGATGCCAGGAAGGAAATTTGCACAGTAGGCGGGTGCGCCAGAGACGGACACTCGCTGAGAACCGTGCAGCGATCCTTCAAGAGATTGAGAAATTGACAGGAGAAATCTCTGActtgcagaagaagcaaaagagatCAGTGGACCTAACCAGAAGccaaacggagagagaggcagagatcAGAGTGGCCCTCTCGAGGAGGCtgccagaagaagacgagcaagAGCAGCAG AAGCTGCGCTTGCTGGCGGAAAAAGATGCAGAACTTTCAGCGTTCATCGAACGCTACAGCAAAGGCgaagggagggagaagcggtCGGCAACTCAAGCTGCCGGGGAAGCAGAACTTTCAGAGGCTGAAAAGCTTAATAGTCTGCTTGAGGAGCAGCTACGAGCGGTTCCCATGCCTGAGCAAGCTGAGACATTGGCACGTGCGTTGAATGAGACGAAAACGGCTCTGCAGAAGGCTGAACAGGATCTTCTGGAGGCGAAAAGTCAActggaggagaaacagaaagaactCTACAGAGAGGAAAATATGGAAGCAATCAGCAAAG AAGAGCTTCGCGTGGTCTGCAAGCATCTGGAGGACATGAGGGGGGAGATCGCGGAGAAGTTGGATAAGGCAGACGATCTTCGTCGCTTGACCGAAGAGGAACAAAACCAGCTTACTCACGCTGAAAAG CATCTTCGGGGAAACCTCGAGGAAGTCCGAGCTGCGACTGAGGCTGCGACCAATAAGAAAAACGAGGCTATGAACCGCCTTCGTGAGAACAGCGTTCATCAGCGTCTCGCAGATCTGGAAGCGGAGCTCGAGCGTACCCGCCGGAGTGTGGAGATAGTGCAAAAAGATGTTGATCTGCAAAAACAGATTGACCCGAACGCTGTAACCGCGTCTTGCATGGGTGTCGTGGAAACAATTAACGAGCAGCTAAAGGTGCAAACGCAGAAATGTCAGTGGCATCAATGCAGAAAGACACCACACAACGTCGACATGTCTTCAAAGTTGTCGCATGCCGGTTTTACCCCCGATGGGAACAGAAAGAATGCAACGGAGATCGATGTTGTTTGA
- a CDS encoding Yip1 domain-containing protein (encoded by transcript TGME49_250740~Predicted trans-membrane domain (TMHMM2.0):118-138:147-170:176-199:208-228), whose amino-acid sequence MATRLQGQLSGAADPHSLESGRLFVGGTLDETVRETLTRDLKSIGDKLVHVLKPRGHRDGSGTSHSVLKQWDLWGPLILCLFLSVILYIQASWSPVFASESSQLSPDAQHAQTRERQRIAFSLVYVFVSLGASVVTVNAKLLGSKISFFQSVCVLGYCLFPLDIAAFLNLFVPRSFTFLKLLVAFLALRWSAGASVTFMSEMIPEEKRTLGVYPIWLFYVGMAWIICSV is encoded by the exons ATGGCTACGCGACTCCAAG GTCAGCTCAGCGGCGCGGCGGATCCTCACTCGCTGGAGTCCGGCCGGCTTTTTGTGGGAGGAACTTTGGATGAAACGGTTCGCGAAACTCTC ACCCGCGATTTGAAGAGTATTGGCGACAAACTCGTCCACGTTCTCAAGCCTCGTGGTCATCGCGATGGTTCCGGGACTTCTCACTCTGTCCTAAAACAGT GGGATCTGTGGGGACCGCTtattctctgtctcttcctctccgt GATTCTGTACATTCAGGCGTCTTGGTCTCCCGTATTCGCCTCCGAGTCTTCTCAGCTGTCGCCCGACGCGCAACATGCccagacgcgagagcgacagcgaaTCGCATTTTCGCTCGTTtacgtcttcgtctctctcggcgcgAGTGTCGTGACAGTCAACGCCAAGCTGCTCGGCAGCAAAAT TTCCTTCTTCCAGAGCGTCTGCGTGCTGGGGTACTGCCTGTTTCCCCTCGACATCGCCGCTTTTCTGAATCTGTTCGTCCCGCGTTCTTTCACCTTTCTCAAGCTGCTCGTCGCCTTTTTGGCTCTGCGGTGGTCTGCGGGAG CGTCTGTGACCTTCATGTCTGAGATGAttccagaagaaaagcgaactCTTGGCGTCTACCCCATCTGGCTATTTTACGTCGGCATGGCCTGGATCATTTGCTCGGTTTAG
- a CDS encoding 60S ribosomal protein L7-B, putative (encoded by transcript TGME49_250730) produces MVKSQKSAVDTSALQHEGGAKVELRPRNPGEALKVAKTVLRRREQNLEEKAERAKKIRRLKRREDRDCHKQVIKSAQHFVKRARLRSVDNKRVVFAKKTPARKPREQARRPLILVVRNGREGGSPEVQAGLKRLGLRKPFWGTVLRNDEATSQQMRLLDPFVFYGYPTIQTLRKLFLTRGCLRINDKETTSLTDNAKVEEHLGAYGMLCVEDVVQELWTAGRHFDDIKQHLCAFQLSNLKKVEGLYARRNEFGNMREAINKKIWKIA; encoded by the exons ATGGTGAAGAGTCAGAAATCCGCTGTTGATACGTCTGCCCTCCAGCACGAGGGAGGCGCGAAAGTCGAGCTGCGCCCCCGAAACCCAGGAGAAGCGCTCAAAGTTGCCAAGACGGTTCTGCGCCGCCGAGAACAGAACCTCGAGGAAAAAGCCGAGCGCGCAAAGAAGATCCGCAGGCTGAAACGG AGGGAAGATCGCGACTGCCATAAGCAGGTCATCAAGTCGGCACAGCACTTCGTGAAGCGCGCTCGTCTCCGCTCTGTCGACAACAAGAG agtTGTCTTTGCAAAGAAAACCCCtgcgaggaagccgagagagcaAGCACGTCGCCCCCTCATTCTGGTCgtgagaaacggaagagagggaggcaGCCCTGAGGTCCAAGCAGGTCTCAAG AGACTCGGCCTTCGAAAACCTTTTTGGGGCACTGTTTTGCGTAACGACGAGGCGACGTCGCAGCAGATGCGGCTGCTGGATCCCTTCGTTTTTTACGGCTACCCCACTATTCAGACGCTTCGCAAGTTGTTTCTCACGAG AGGGTGTCTGCGAATCAACGACAAGGAGACTACATCGTTGACAGACAACGCGAAGGTCGAAGAACATCTGGGAGCCTATGGCATGCTCTGTGTCGAGGACGTGGTGCAGGAGCTCTGGACTGCAGGGAGACACTTCGATGACATCAAGCAACATTTGTG CGCCTTCCAGCTGTCAAATCTGAAGAAAGTCGAAGG ACTGTACGCGCGGCGAAACGAATTCGGGAACATGCGCGAGGCGATCAACAAGAAGATCTGGAAGATTGCATAG